CTCAACCGGCCGCGGGCCCGCAACGCCCTGTCGCACGCGATGCTGACCGCCCTCTCGGAAGAATTCGCCCGGCTCTCCGCGGACGAGAGCGTGCGCGCCGTGGTGCTCGCCGCCGAGGGGCCGGCCTTCTGCGCCGGCCACGACCTCAAGGAGATGACCGCCTACCGGGCGGACGCCGACCGGGGTGCTGGCCGGTTCAAGGACCTGTTCGATCTCTGCTCGTCGGTGATGATGGCGATCCCCGCCCTGCCGCAGCCGGTGATCGCCGCCATCGAGGGCATCGCCACGGCGGCCGGCTGCCAGTTGGTGGCTTCCTGCGATCTCGCGGTGGCCGGTGAGGAGGCCCGCTTCGCGACGCCCGGCGTGCAGATCGGCCTCTTCTGCTCGACCCCGATGGTGGCCCTGTCGCGCAACCTGTCGCGCAAGGCCGCGATGGCGATGCTGCTCACCGCCGAGATGGCGGAGGCGGAGGAGGCGAAGGCGCTCGGCCTCGTCAACCGGGTGGTGCCGGCCGGCACGGCGCTCGAAGCCGCGCAAGCTCTCGCCGCCGGCATCGCGGCCCGCAGCGCCTATACGGTGCGGGTCGGCAAGCGCGCCTTCTACGAGCAACTGGAGATGCCGCTGGCCGAAGCCTACGCCCATGCCGGCCGGGTGATGACCGAGAACATGCTCGCCCGCGCGGCGGAGGACGGCATCGCGGCCTTCCTCGACAAGAGGGCGGCCCGATGAATCACGATCGCTACGACGACGAGGCCTTGAGAAAAATCCTGCGGCAGGTGCGCAGCATCGCGCTGGTCGGCGCTTCCGCCAACCCGGCCCGGCCGAGCTGGATCGTCACCAAGTATCTTTTGGAGCGCGGCTACCAGGTGATCCCGGTCAATCCGGGCCTCGCCGGGGGCGAGATCCTCGGCCGGCCGGTGGTGGCGCGGCTGGCCGACCTGACCCAGCCGGTCGACATGGTCGAGATCTTCCGGAATTCCGAGGCCGCCGGCCCGCTCGTCGACGAGGCGCTCGCCCTCGACCCGCTGCCGCAGGTGATCTGGATGCAGCTCGGCGTGCGCAACGATGCGGGCGCGGCCCGGGCCGAGGCGCGGGGCGTCACCGTGGTGATGAACCGCTGCCCGAAGATCGAGTATGGCCGCCTCTCGGGCGAGATCGGCTGGACGGGGGTGAATTCCCGCATCCTCAGCGCCAAGCGGCCGAAGCTCGCCGCCAAGGGATTCCAGAAGCTGACGATCGAGGAGCGGTAAGGCCGTCCCTCACGCGGGAGGCCGTCACGCGGGCTTCGCCGCCAGCAGGTCGCGCAGGGTGGTGATGGTCGAGGCATCGGCCACCCCGTCGACCCGGGCGGGGCGGAAGTGGCGCTGGAAGGCCGTGACCACGTCCTTCGTCCGGGCGTCGAAGGTGCCGCTCACCGGCACGTCGTAGCCGTAGAGCGCGAACATCGATTGCAGCGCCTCGATCGGCTGGCCGGCATCGCCCTCGGAGAAGAAGCGCCCGTCGCGGATCGGGGCCGGCGGCACCCAGTGGCCGATGCCCTCGCGGTGAAGCTGCTCCCAGGGAAAGCTCTCGCCCGGGTCGATCTTGCGCTCGGGCGCGATGTCGGAATGGCCGAGCACCCGGTCGGCGCGGATCGGCCAGCGCCCCAGGAGGTCGCGGCAGAGCGCCGTGACCGATGCCATCTGCGCCGCCGGATAGGGCGCGAGGCTGCCGTCCTGGGCGTGGCCCGGATGCGCGATCTCGATGCCGATCGAGCGCGAGTTCATGTCCCGCACCCCCTCCCAGGCCGACACGCCGGCCTGCCAGGCACGCCGCGCCTCCGGCACCATCTGCACCACCCGCCCCTCCTCGAAGACGAGGTAGTGCGCCGAGACCTTGGAGAGCGGGTTGCACAGCCGCAACAGCGCCTCGGAGGCGCTCGCCATGCCGGTATAGTGCAGGATCAGGGCGTCGACCGGCAGGGTCCGCTCGTCGTGGTTGGGGGAGGGCACCACCTGGGTGGCGACCGGGCTGTCGGGAGTGAGGCTCATGACGGGATAAAGCCCTGTGTCAGCTCAGGTGCCGCTCGGCGGCGATGCGGTCGTAGGCGGCGTTGATGGCGGCGAGCCGCCGCGTCGCGATGGCGACCGCGGCCGGCGGCAGGCCGCGGGCGATCGCCCGGTCGGGATGGTTCTCGGAGACCAAGGCCCGGTAGCGCGCCTTCAGCTCGGCATCGGTGAGGGTGCGGGCGGCGCCCAGCACCTCGTAGGGATCGTCGGCGAGCCGCAGGTGCCGGGCGGTGACGGCGGCGAAGCGCGCCTCGTCGAAGCCGAAGATCGCCGCCACCTCGGCGAGGTAGCGCGCCTCGCTCTCGTGGACCGCGCCGTCCGCCTTGGCGATGTGAAAGAGGCCGTCGAGCACGTCCTCGAGCAGGGCCGGCTCATCGTGAAAGGTGTCAGCGACCTGGCGGGCATAGCCCTCGAAGCCGCTGGTGGTGCGCTTGGCGAGGTCGAACAGGCGCTCGATCCCGGCGCGCTCGTCCTCGGGGACCTGCACGATGTCGGCGAAGGCCGCGACCTCGGAGGGCGTCACCACCCCGTCCGACTTCGCCATCTTGGCGGCGAGCGCCACGAGCCCGGTGGTGAACACCACCTCCCGCGGGGTCGGCCCGAACAGCGAGCCCTCGCGGTCGAGGAGGAAATGGCCCGCCACCGCGCCGATCAGCGCGCCGAGCGGACCGCCGGCGGCGAGCCCGATGCCCGCCCCGCCGAGCTTGCCCCAGACGCCCTGGCTCACTGGCGCCTCCCGGTCCCGGTCGGGCAGGGGAGGGGAGCTTCGAGAGGGCGGTTTCGGAGAGGCAAGGTTCGGAGAGGCAAGGGCGTCATGGCGCCGTTGTAGCGCCCCCGGGCCGTCTGCGGAATGTGGTAGCGCACCCGGCGACATCGCCGGATGCGCTCACGCTCGGTCGATCAGCGGCAGTACACGTTGCCGTAGGGATCGCGATAGGTGCCGTAGGGGCATTGCGGGGCAGTGGCCGCGCCGACCACGGCGCCGCCGGCCGCGCCGATCAGGCCGCCCGCCAGCGCGCCGCCGGCCCGGCCGGTGGCCGCCGCGCCGATCGCCGCGCCGGTCAGGCCGCCGAGGGCGGCGCCGCCCGCAGCACGGTCGCCGGGGGTGTTGCAGGCGCCGAGCGACAGCGCCATGGCGCCGGCGAGCGTGGCGGCGATGAGCTTCTTCATGGAGTTCTCCCCTCGTGCATATCGCGGTCCGGAACCGGGTCGTCGACCCCGCACCCTGGCCCCGAGCTTAGCCGTAACCTGGCTGAACGCCAAATGAGCTTGGCCGCCGGGGAGTTCCCGGAGCCGGCGCCGGACCGGTGACGAATCGCCGGGGTGCGACGCGAAAGCCACAGCTCCCGGGACCTGCCGCGAACCGGCCAAATGCTCTACAGGGAGCCGGACAGAGTTCAGGCAAGACACGCCAGGCAAGACACGCCCGCGAGGACCCGATGCAGCGCGCCACCACCATCGTCCGCAAAGCCGCCGTGCGCCCCGACGCCGTCGCCGACGAGGTCGCCCTCGACCACGCCGCCCGCTCCCGCCGCAATAGCGAGCTCACCACGAAGGGCGGCCTCCGCCTCCGCCTCGACCTCGACCGGACGACGGTGCTGGAGGACGGCGACGCGGTGCGCCTGGAGGACGGCCGCCTGGTGCGCATCCTCGCCGCCAGCCAGGCCCTGCTCGCGGTCACGGCCGAGAACCCGGTCCGGCTCACCCGCCTCGCCTGGCAGCTCGGCAGCAACCATGTCCAGGCCGAGGTGACCGCCGACGCGCTCTACGTCCTCGACGACCCGGTGGTGGCGGAGCTGATCCGCGGCCAGGGTTGCACCGCGACCGCGCTCCAGCGCCCGTTCCGCCCCGAGAAGGAGGCGGCGGCCCACGACCACAGCACCTGCGGGCACGACCACCATCACCACGGGCACGACCACGGGCACGAGCCCCACGCCCACGGCCATGACCATCACGGCCACCATGATCACGCCCATGACCACGGGCATCACGATCACGCCGGCCACGGCCATGGGCACGACCACCAGCACCACGATCACGGGCATGTCCACGGCCCGAACTGCAAGCACGGCCACTGATCGCGGGTCGCCCGCTGCCCCGCGCGGATCGGCCTTCCCCGGTCGCTCCCCGCCGGGACGGGGCGAGTTGCCCTTCGTTCCGTCTCGCCCGCATGCGACTTCAATTATTTGTGCAGTGCGAAATCAAGTCGGCCGCGAAGTCTTAAGCCGTACTTAAGCCCGGCGTCATAACTTCCGGTCCCGGTGACAAGCAGACCCGGGTTCACGGTCCGATGACGATCAAGGCGCGCCTCCTCTGCGGCTTCTCGGTGATGCTGGCGCTGACCGCCGGCGTCGCCGCCTCGGGCTGGGTCAGCCTCTCGGGCTTCGCCCAGCGCGTGGACACCGCGAACGCCGCGCAGGTGCTCGCGGGGCGCGTCGGCGACCTCGCGCTCGCCGCCGAGCGCTCGCTGCACGACGCGACCGGCCGGGGGGAGGGAGCGGTGACCGACGGCCTCGCGCGGGTCCGCGCCGGCTTCTCCGCCGTTCCGGGCGCGGAGGCGATGGCCCGCGGCACCGACGCCTTCGCGCGCACCCGCACGGCCTACGCCGCCGAGCAGGAGCGCAAGGCGCGGGTCCAGGCCGAGCACCTGCGCCTGATCGAGGACCTGCAGGGCGCGGCCGGCCGGATCGGCGCGGCGCAGAAGGCCCGCCTGGCGGCGGCGAGCCAGGCGCTCCAGGAGAGCATCGAGGCGCTCAAGGAAGCCGCCACCGCCGGCTCGCTCGCGGGCTCGG
This is a stretch of genomic DNA from Methylobacterium sp. 17Sr1-1. It encodes these proteins:
- a CDS encoding enoyl-CoA hydratase, with protein sequence MSETLLLRDDRDGVATLTLNRPRARNALSHAMLTALSEEFARLSADESVRAVVLAAEGPAFCAGHDLKEMTAYRADADRGAGRFKDLFDLCSSVMMAIPALPQPVIAAIEGIATAAGCQLVASCDLAVAGEEARFATPGVQIGLFCSTPMVALSRNLSRKAAMAMLLTAEMAEAEEAKALGLVNRVVPAGTALEAAQALAAGIAARSAYTVRVGKRAFYEQLEMPLAEAYAHAGRVMTENMLARAAEDGIAAFLDKRAAR
- a CDS encoding CoA-binding protein; the protein is MNHDRYDDEALRKILRQVRSIALVGASANPARPSWIVTKYLLERGYQVIPVNPGLAGGEILGRPVVARLADLTQPVDMVEIFRNSEAAGPLVDEALALDPLPQVIWMQLGVRNDAGAARAEARGVTVVMNRCPKIEYGRLSGEIGWTGVNSRILSAKRPKLAAKGFQKLTIEER
- a CDS encoding N-acetylmuramoyl-L-alanine amidase; amino-acid sequence: MSLTPDSPVATQVVPSPNHDERTLPVDALILHYTGMASASEALLRLCNPLSKVSAHYLVFEEGRVVQMVPEARRAWQAGVSAWEGVRDMNSRSIGIEIAHPGHAQDGSLAPYPAAQMASVTALCRDLLGRWPIRADRVLGHSDIAPERKIDPGESFPWEQLHREGIGHWVPPAPIRDGRFFSEGDAGQPIEALQSMFALYGYDVPVSGTFDARTKDVVTAFQRHFRPARVDGVADASTITTLRDLLAAKPA
- a CDS encoding DnaJ family molecular chaperone; the protein is MSQGVWGKLGGAGIGLAAGGPLGALIGAVAGHFLLDREGSLFGPTPREVVFTTGLVALAAKMAKSDGVVTPSEVAAFADIVQVPEDERAGIERLFDLAKRTTSGFEGYARQVADTFHDEPALLEDVLDGLFHIAKADGAVHESEARYLAEVAAIFGFDEARFAAVTARHLRLADDPYEVLGAARTLTDAELKARYRALVSENHPDRAIARGLPPAAVAIATRRLAAINAAYDRIAAERHLS
- a CDS encoding urease accessory protein UreE, which encodes MQRATTIVRKAAVRPDAVADEVALDHAARSRRNSELTTKGGLRLRLDLDRTTVLEDGDAVRLEDGRLVRILAASQALLAVTAENPVRLTRLAWQLGSNHVQAEVTADALYVLDDPVVAELIRGQGCTATALQRPFRPEKEAAAHDHSTCGHDHHHHGHDHGHEPHAHGHDHHGHHDHAHDHGHHDHAGHGHGHDHQHHDHGHVHGPNCKHGH